The following nucleotide sequence is from Cercospora beticola chromosome 2, complete sequence.
GATACGGCATCAGCTGCAGGAGTCGGTAAGGCCAAAGCCGACAGTGCAATGGAAAGCAAAAGCGTTAGATTGAGTGTCTGCATCGTGATTCTATCGATGTGTAGGTACTCGGCGTCGAAAGAGAAGTGAGGTCGCTTGATCGAGAAAAATGAACTCCCCAGCGAGAATTCATTTACTGCTACTTACCACATTTTATCCGGTGCGGTGCGGTCTGCAGAACTTGGCCATGAGAGACACAGCCTCTATGCACTTCAGAAGGCGAGGGCGGCATAGCAAACACTTTTTGTAGCAAGTTGTGTTTGATCGCCGCGCTCCCTGTCCACTTTCGGAGGGGGTGGACGAGCACGACTAAGTACGAAATTCTTGAAATGGTTCTTAGTATACTTTGCACAACGCTGGagcctcatcttcgtcgcaaGTGGCGATATTACATGCGATCGCTCTTGGTATTTCCGGTCGTACTGCAGGGCGAGCTGACGTGCGTGTGTATACTTGAAGCAGGCTTGAAGTAAAGTTTCGCGGGAACGCAGGAGGCGTTTTGGATCGCACCGAACAGATACATGGTCTCAGGATGATTGTGTAACCTTGCACGACAGGGTTTGGAATCTGTGAATTTCCGTGTCGTTGTAGTGATGGTGACTGAGCATCATCTCTGTGTTGCTCCTGGGCTGTGAGCTACCACCTAAAGATGTTTCAACGAactgaagcagaagatgcgtGCGAAGGGCTTCTCAGCAGCGATACGAAGAAGCGGCGTTCGCTAACGCTGGATGCTCGCTGGTGTTCGACAGTACTCTGCTTGTCCTTGTTTTCTGCAATTGTCGGATCTTTGATTGGACGGCGAATCCAGTCGTCGAATTCAGACCGCGTATGCTTCAAGCACACATCGAAGAGCTCACCTCTGCAGGATGATATTGAAGTTTCGTGGCACGAGGTCGTATTCAATGGATCGTTGCTGAAGGAGAACGTCTATCGGCAAGATGCGGGACCAGAGGTGGACAGCGCATGGGAGGAGCTCGGGATTAATTGTGAGTTTCTTTCCGCTCCAGAGCACAAGATGCTCACACCCGCAGATGACAGTATTCTGGTTCCGCCCGATGTGGCTGGCCATGTTGGACTGCGTGAAGATCAAGTCAGAGCGAAGGTGAAATATGGTGGAGGCTTCATCGCAAATGTCGAAGGACTGCACCATCTGCATTGTCTAGTATGTAACAAGTTGTGTAGCCGGTCGAGGATGACTACTGACGCGTCATGGTAGAATCTACTTCGGCAAGCGTTGCATTGGAATTTCGATTATTATCATGCTCGTGCTGAAGGGGCGTTCTTGAATGAAGATTTTATCTTGAAGAAGCATGTCAGTAAGTGATGATGCTATAGATCAAGTGCCTCGACACTTTGACTGAAAACTTCCAGCTCATTGTCTCGACATTCTTCGGCAGCAGTTGATGTGCAGTGTCGACGTTGGAGTAATGGGTCAGGTGTGGTTCCGGCCCTCTCCTGGGAAGCCTCCAGAAGCATTCGTCGACTTCAATACGAAGCACAGGTGTAGATACTTCGAAGCCATTCGAAAATGGGCATACGAGCATCAGATTGAACAGCCCAGCCCTTCCGACTTGCTGGAGCCCCCACAGATCGGCGACAGGATATTCGATGAAGTTCCTTGAAATCTTGTCGCTCGGAGCTTCTCACATGGCTCAGTATGTTTTCTACCAGAATGGGATGTACCAAGAGTCTCAGTAGATGAGACTTCAGCTTTGAGAATTGAGTGCCGCGTCAATTTCCTGTCTGGTGTAGCCGAGGAGGTATAGCACATCAAGCAGACTCTTGCTGTTGAGCTTAGAaggagcagcagcttgaACCTTCGGCTTGGCGTTGAAGGCAACTCCAAAGCCTGCCACCTCCATCATGGGCAGATCGTTAGATCCATCACCGACTGCGATGACATTCTGATGCGAGATGCCGTTATCCTTGGCAGTTTCGAAAAGCAGTTCGCGTTTCTTCTGTCCATGAATGATAGGTTTGCCTTCCACAAGCTCTCCTGTCAATTTTCCAGCAGATGGATCAGAGACCAAGTGATTCGCATATGCGTAATGCATGCCGAGAGTTTCTTTGACCCAGTTCGCCAAAGGAGTAAAGCCTCCACTGAGCACTGCTGCCTTCCAGCCTAGCTTGGTAAGAACTCGTAGAAGGTCCTGCGCTCCTGGTGTGAAAGTGATGATGCCGTCCCGGAGCTGCTGCCAAATACTGTCTGGTACTCCCTTGAGCAGAGCCACACGAGCTCGTAATGACGCCTCGAAGTCGACGTATGGTTCCTCTCCGCGCATCGCAGCTTCCGTGATGGCTGCAACCTGATCATAGAGGCCGACTGCTCTTGCTAACTCATCAATGACTTCTTGTTGAATCAGAGTGCTATCCATGTCAAAGACTGCCAGTCCCGGCTTCTTGTGGGCGGCATAAAGGTCCCCAGGCTGGACCACGATTTCGATCTTGTGCTCATTTTGCAGGGCCTGTACTTCTTTGCTGTCTGTGAACTTCTTGCATTCTCTCAGTGTTGGAGTTTTCGCAGCCAATATTTTCAGCTCTGCGACACGCTCGGCGTCCAGAAATCTTGAGCCTGCAGCCGCCACCCCATCAAGGTCACCAGAATGTCGCTTGTATTGATCGACGATGCTGCCGTATATTTG
It contains:
- a CDS encoding uncharacterized protein (antiSMASH:Cluster_6), translated to MSEVVALIFAKDGQRPPWNQIYGSIVDQYKRHSGDLDGVAAAGSRFLDAERVAELKILAAKTPTLRECKKFTDSKEVQALQNEHKIEIVVQPGDLYAAHKKPGLAVFDMDSTLIQQEVIDELARAVGLYDQVAAITEAAMRGEEPYVDFEASLRARVALLKGVPDSIWQQLRDGIITFTPGAQDLLRVLTKLGWKAAVLSGGFTPLANWVKETLGMHYAYANHLVSDPSAGKLTGELVEGKPIIHGQKKRELLFETAKDNGISHQNVIAVGDGSNDLPMMEVAGFGVAFNAKPKVQAAAPSKLNSKSLLDVLYLLGYTRQEIDAALNSQS
- a CDS encoding uncharacterized protein (antiSMASH:Cluster_6), which codes for MFQRTEAEDACEGLLSSDTKKRRSLTLDARWCSTVLCLSLFSAIVGSLIGRRIQSSNSDRVCFKHTSKSSPLQDDIEVSWHEVVFNGSLLKENVYRQDAGPEVDSAWEELGINYDSILVPPDVAGHVGLREDQVRAKVKYGGGFIANVEGLHHLHCLNLLRQALHWNFDYYHARAEGAFLNEDFILKKHVTHCLDILRQQLMCSVDVGVMGQVWFRPSPGKPPEAFVDFNTKHRCRYFEAIRKWAYEHQIEQPSPSDLLEPPQIGDRIFDEVP